From Bacillus basilensis, a single genomic window includes:
- a CDS encoding bifunctional UDP-sugar hydrolase/5'-nucleotidase encodes MWKKIIPAVAVLSTITFSSVFAAPPSQTPAEQNRYIDVQMLGINDFHGQLDTVKKINNKEAGGADYLATYLKERKKQNPNTLLVHAGDIVGASPPVSALLQDEPTIEFLNDLKFDVGTIGNHEFDEGIDEMKRLIYGGYHEKTGNFKGANFPYVAANFYNKSTGRLFLPPFTVKMVNGVPVGFIGVVTTDTPNVVMPTMLKNVEITDEVEAINKSAQQLKRLGVKSIVVLAHVGGTTDESGITNGDLTRIANETDPEVDIIFGGHSHTYVNGTVNNKLIVQANSYGMAFSDVDVTIDRKTKDIVKKKAEVVTTYHEGVEPDKQVKKKLDQYKEKIAPLVNEVVGKSTAPIDRKQNAAGESTLGNLVADAQRQTMQTQIALMNPGGIRNDLDAGDITWGELYGIQPFGNQLIKVDLTGQDIRDILNQQWQKGTTRMLQISGIQYTWDANKPNGEKVTNIRLTNGEELSPSKTYSVVANAFLASGGDGFVSFKNGKNSETGPNDFEALVDYVKQLKEPIQPVIDGRIQKVN; translated from the coding sequence ATGTGGAAAAAAATTATTCCTGCTGTTGCCGTTTTAAGCACCATTACTTTTTCAAGCGTATTTGCCGCTCCCCCATCTCAGACTCCAGCTGAACAAAACCGCTACATAGACGTACAAATGCTTGGTATTAATGATTTTCATGGACAACTAGATACTGTTAAAAAAATTAATAATAAAGAAGCTGGTGGCGCTGATTACTTAGCTACTTATTTAAAAGAACGGAAAAAACAAAACCCGAATACACTTCTCGTACATGCTGGTGATATTGTAGGTGCTAGTCCACCAGTTTCAGCATTATTACAAGATGAGCCTACAATTGAATTTTTAAATGACTTAAAGTTTGATGTTGGTACAATCGGAAACCATGAATTTGATGAAGGTATCGATGAAATGAAACGCCTCATTTACGGTGGATATCACGAAAAAACAGGAAATTTCAAAGGCGCTAACTTCCCTTATGTCGCTGCAAACTTCTATAACAAATCAACTGGTCGCCTATTTTTACCCCCATTTACTGTAAAAATGGTAAACGGTGTGCCTGTAGGATTCATTGGCGTTGTTACAACTGATACACCAAATGTTGTTATGCCAACTATGCTTAAAAATGTAGAAATCACTGACGAAGTAGAAGCAATTAATAAATCAGCGCAACAATTAAAGCGTCTCGGTGTTAAATCTATTGTCGTCCTTGCTCATGTCGGTGGAACAACAGATGAATCTGGTATAACAAATGGAGACCTTACTCGAATTGCAAATGAAACAGACCCGGAAGTTGATATTATTTTCGGTGGACATAGTCATACGTATGTAAATGGTACAGTAAATAATAAACTAATTGTCCAAGCGAACTCTTACGGAATGGCTTTTTCTGATGTGGATGTAACGATTGATAGAAAAACAAAAGATATTGTGAAGAAAAAAGCTGAAGTTGTTACAACATACCATGAAGGTGTAGAACCTGATAAGCAAGTAAAGAAAAAATTAGATCAATATAAAGAAAAAATCGCACCACTTGTAAATGAAGTTGTCGGAAAATCTACAGCACCTATCGACCGTAAACAAAATGCTGCTGGTGAGTCCACTCTTGGAAATTTAGTTGCCGATGCCCAGCGCCAAACGATGCAAACTCAAATCGCACTTATGAATCCGGGCGGCATTCGTAATGACTTAGATGCTGGCGATATTACATGGGGCGAATTATATGGTATTCAGCCTTTTGGAAACCAATTGATTAAAGTAGATTTAACAGGTCAAGATATTCGCGATATTTTAAATCAGCAATGGCAAAAAGGAACGACAAGAATGCTTCAAATTTCAGGTATTCAATATACGTGGGATGCAAACAAACCAAACGGTGAAAAAGTTACAAATATACGTTTAACAAACGGAGAAGAATTATCTCCATCTAAAACGTATAGCGTAGTAGCGAATGCTTTCTTAGCTTCTGGTGGTGATGGATTTGTATCATTTAAAAATGGGAAGAATTCAGAAACTGGTCCAAACGACTTTGAAGCACTAGTCGATTACGTAAAACAATTAAAAGAACCAATTCAGCCAGTTATTGATGGAAGAATTCAAAAAGTAAATTAA
- a CDS encoding ribbon-helix-helix domain-containing protein yields MTIGEIIDCLNRRESIAIIAKRLEISPYTLSKKLRLIGYEYDGEQKKRIFVGDGEEPRHLQLQEATALQYATTDYQLLIYEQLQSIYELLRKREEVIAPIMNISTEKKKRTFSINKEILAKLDAISESKGIQKSKLVEEALQQFLQQYDFNKTSNFDN; encoded by the coding sequence GTGACGATTGGAGAAATTATAGATTGTTTAAATAGACGTGAATCCATCGCTATTATAGCAAAACGTCTTGAAATAAGCCCGTATACATTATCAAAGAAATTAAGGTTGATTGGATACGAATATGATGGAGAACAGAAAAAACGTATTTTTGTAGGAGATGGAGAAGAACCGCGTCACTTACAACTCCAAGAAGCGACAGCCCTTCAATATGCGACAACGGATTATCAATTATTAATTTATGAGCAATTACAAAGTATTTATGAGCTATTAAGAAAGAGGGAAGAAGTAATTGCGCCCATTATGAATATAAGTACAGAAAAAAAGAAACGTACCTTTTCTATTAATAAAGAAATATTAGCAAAATTAGACGCTATATCAGAATCGAAAGGAATTCAAAAATCTAAACTTGTAGAAGAGGCGTTACAACAATTTTTACAACAATATGATTTTAACAAAACATCAAATTTTGATAACTAA
- a CDS encoding alpha/beta fold hydrolase: MLFRSYTPQFYNENKQLIPNSIATMESVMINNRKQILLMRGQNIGQPILLCCHGGPGMAQIGFIRHFQKELEKHFIVINWDQRGAGKSFSMKDFGANFTIEQFVSDAKEVIQYVLKKFNKQKLFLAGHSWGSIIGLNIAHQYPQYIEAYIGIGQIVHMKQNEELLYQHLIRSAKKHDHKKALASLLKLGKPPFLDTRRLIIQRKWLGTFGGAIQNGSSFSFIRKGFFSPEYTLLDWFKFLAGNLKSGVLWEEMLTIDFFSSISSLSIPVYFCSGRYDYQTPYALVQEYCDVMEAPIKKMIWFPNSAHSPDLEEPDLFANSLQSIKQELTFQH, from the coding sequence ATGCTTTTTCGTAGCTATACTCCGCAGTTCTATAATGAAAATAAACAACTCATTCCTAATAGTATCGCTACGATGGAAAGCGTTATGATTAACAATCGAAAACAAATCCTCCTTATGCGCGGGCAAAACATAGGGCAGCCTATTTTATTGTGCTGTCATGGTGGACCTGGCATGGCACAAATCGGATTTATTCGCCATTTTCAAAAAGAATTGGAGAAACATTTTATCGTTATTAATTGGGACCAACGCGGGGCAGGCAAATCCTTTTCAATGAAAGATTTCGGAGCAAATTTTACAATCGAACAATTCGTTTCCGATGCAAAAGAAGTGATTCAATATGTACTGAAAAAGTTCAACAAACAAAAACTTTTTCTCGCTGGTCATTCTTGGGGAAGCATTATTGGGCTTAACATAGCACATCAATATCCACAGTATATCGAGGCCTACATCGGTATTGGGCAAATTGTACATATGAAACAAAACGAAGAATTACTATATCAACATTTAATTCGTTCTGCCAAAAAGCATGATCATAAAAAAGCATTAGCTTCTCTTTTAAAATTAGGTAAACCACCATTTTTAGATACGAGACGTCTCATTATTCAAAGAAAGTGGCTTGGCACATTCGGAGGAGCAATCCAAAACGGATCTTCCTTTTCTTTCATACGAAAAGGTTTCTTTTCTCCTGAATATACGCTATTAGATTGGTTCAAGTTTCTCGCAGGAAACTTAAAATCTGGTGTTTTATGGGAAGAAATGCTGACAATTGATTTCTTTTCGTCCATTTCAAGTTTATCTATTCCTGTTTACTTTTGTTCTGGCCGCTATGATTATCAAACTCCTTATGCACTCGTTCAGGAATATTGTGATGTTATGGAAGCACCTATAAAAAAGATGATTTGGTTTCCAAATTCAGCACATTCTCCTGATTTAGAAGAACCGGATTTATTTGCTAATTCTTTACAATCAATTAAACAAGAGCTAACTTTTCAGCATTAG
- a CDS encoding Na+/H+ antiporter family protein, whose translation MNAVLVAVAVMLLLSLLRVQVIVAIIVGALIGGIIGGLGISETINTFTTGLGNSAPIALSYAMLGGFAISLSKTGLPDAMIQTALKWIGNEQDTKKQVYSKILILFIILTMACFSQNIIPVHIAFIPILIPALLKVLNELKVDRRLVTCIITFGLITPYMWIPAGFGKIYHDVLQTNATQSGLTFDVTLIPKAMTIPAIGMIIGLCVAVFITYRKPRTYETEQVHTTENEIVPYTKRSITFGLVSILATLTVQLATESMIFGALAGIIVLSVSGSLPLKEADAILTSGMRMMSFIGFVMISAAGFGAVLRKTGHVESLVQTSAHMIGNNKPLAAFLMLVIGLLVTMGIGSSFSTIPILTTIFVPLCIQLGFSPMATIAIIGTAGALGDAGSPASDSTLGPTSGLNADGQHHHIWDTCVPTFLHYNIPLLIFGFIAAITL comes from the coding sequence ATGAATGCTGTACTCGTCGCAGTAGCAGTTATGCTATTGCTTAGTTTGTTACGTGTCCAGGTCATTGTCGCCATCATTGTTGGAGCTTTAATAGGCGGAATTATCGGCGGACTCGGTATTTCAGAAACTATTAACACTTTTACCACTGGTCTTGGAAACAGTGCTCCAATCGCTTTAAGTTATGCAATGCTTGGCGGTTTCGCTATTTCCCTTTCCAAAACAGGACTTCCAGATGCCATGATTCAAACGGCATTAAAATGGATTGGCAATGAACAAGACACAAAAAAACAAGTTTATTCAAAAATACTTATTTTATTTATCATTTTAACGATGGCTTGTTTCTCACAAAATATTATTCCTGTTCATATCGCTTTCATCCCCATCTTAATTCCAGCACTTTTAAAAGTATTAAACGAGCTGAAAGTAGATAGAAGGCTTGTTACATGTATTATTACATTCGGATTAATTACTCCTTATATGTGGATTCCTGCAGGATTCGGAAAAATTTATCATGACGTATTGCAAACAAATGCCACGCAAAGTGGTCTTACATTTGACGTTACGCTTATTCCAAAAGCGATGACTATTCCAGCAATCGGTATGATTATCGGATTATGTGTCGCGGTATTTATTACGTACCGAAAACCTCGTACGTATGAAACTGAACAAGTTCATACTACCGAAAATGAAATCGTTCCCTATACAAAACGAAGCATTACTTTCGGATTAGTATCTATCTTAGCTACATTGACTGTTCAATTAGCAACAGAATCAATGATTTTCGGTGCTCTAGCGGGGATTATCGTTTTATCAGTTAGTGGTAGTCTACCTCTTAAAGAAGCAGATGCAATTTTAACAAGCGGAATGCGTATGATGTCCTTTATCGGATTTGTTATGATTTCTGCCGCTGGGTTCGGTGCTGTCCTTCGAAAAACAGGACATGTTGAATCCCTTGTACAAACGAGTGCACATATGATTGGGAATAACAAACCACTCGCTGCATTTCTTATGCTCGTTATTGGACTTCTCGTTACGATGGGAATTGGTTCATCCTTTTCAACCATCCCTATTTTAACAACAATTTTTGTACCTCTTTGCATTCAACTTGGATTTAGTCCAATGGCTACAATTGCAATTATCGGTACAGCCGGAGCGCTAGGCGATGCAGGATCTCCAGCATCAGATAGTACACTTGGACCAACATCCGGTTTAAATGCTGATGGTCAACACCATCATATATGGGATACATGTGTACCAACTTTTCTGCATTATAATATACCGTTACTTATATTTGGCTTTATTGCCGCAATTACATTATAA